TGGGACACCACCTTCAGCAATGCTAGTTTTCGCCCAAAGCGCATATACTACAGTGACAGGGTTGGGTTAACCGATTTAACGGTGGGTAATGCTCAGGTTTGTGCATTGGAGGCCAGCAGTGGAGGGGTCAAATGTTGGAGAGGAGAGAGAGGTGGGTCTATGTTTCCGACGCCGGAAGTGGGTTCAGAGTTTCAGAAAATAACGTCTGGAGGAGGGTTCACATGTGGGATTTTGAAGAACAACAGCAGAGTTTTGTGTTGGGGTGTCAGCGCAGTTGGAGCTGAGATTCAAAGACAGTTTGGTGATCTCTCAATGTCGAGCTTAGTTGCTGGCAATTCTCATGCATGTGGGTTGACAGACACAGGGATTTTGGTTTGTAAAGGGAACAATGATACTGGGCAGCTTGGTTTTCCCTCTGGTTCAGCTTTCGAATTCTCAGGTCTTGCATTGGGAGCTAATCATACCTGTGCAATTCAAAGAAGAAATGGTGTGGTGGAGTGCTGGGGAGGAGGAACAAAACTATCGGAATTTGGCAGCCAACATATAAAAAACGTTTCCTTTGAATCAATTGTTGCTGGTTTGGATTTCACATGTGGATTGACATCCAGGAACTTATCAGTGATATGCTGGGGACCTGGGTGGACTGGGAAGCGTACTTCAGGGAGTATCTTTCCACTTGAGATGATCATTCCGGGTCCATGTGTTGAAGCTTCATGTAGCGTTTGTGGTATGTATCCGAATTCTGAGGTTCTGTGTGATGGGTCTGGGAATATATGTAAGTCTTGTGAATTTGATCTTCCAATTCCATTGCCATTGCCAATTTTGCCGCCACAACCATCGGAAGATTTACAACCAAATTCTCCGGCATCTCCTGCCCCAAACAGGCTGTTGTTGGCCTTTTTGATTGTTGGGTCAATTGGACTTTTTGCAGGCATATGTAGTATTGTCTACTGCCTCTGGACTGGAGTCTGCGCCTTCTTTCACAAGCAGATTTATGATTCTGCACAACCAAACGTCAGCAGGGCCAATGCCGATAGTTTCTCGGTGATAGACAATGGTTCCAATGTCCAAGTTTCAAAATCATCCTCCATCAAGCGCCAGAGCTCTCTAGCATTGAGGCGTCAAAGGAGCGGGCCATCATCAAGGGCTGTTGGGGACAGGGCTGAAAATTTTTCTCTATCAGAACTTGCTGCTGCCACTAACATGTTCTCATTGGAAAACAAGATTGGTGGTGGAAGCTTTGGTACGGTTTACAAAGGCAAGCTTCCAGATGGTAGGGAAGTGGCCATCAAAAGGGGAGAGACTGGTTCAAGGATAAAGAAGTTCCAAGAGAAGGAAATTGCATTTGAATCAGAACTAGCATTGTTGTCGCGGCTTCACCACAAGCATTTGGTGGGGCTTGTGGGATTCTGCGAAGAAAATGATGAGAGGCTTCTGGTTTATGAGTACATGAGTAATGGATCTCTCCATGATCATCTGCATAGCAAGAATAATATTCTAGAGAGTAGCAACATTTTAAATTCTTGGAAAATGAGGATTAAAATCGCCTTAGATGCTGCTAGGGGAATTGAGTATCTCCACGATTATGCTGTGCCACCTATAATTCATAGAGACATTAAGTCTTCTAACATTCTTCTTGATGCAAATTGGACTGCAAAAGTATCGGATTTTGGGCTATCATTAATGGGGCCAGACTCTAACCAGGAGTATATGTCAACCAGGGCAGCCGGTACAGTTGGGTATATAGATCCCGAGTACTATGTGCTAAATGTTTTGACAGCAAAGAGTGATGTCTATGGCTTAGGAGTGGTATTGTTAGAGCTTTTGACAGGAAAGAGAGCTGTATTCAAGGAAGAAGTGGAGGGAGCTCTTCCTATTGGGATAGTGGACTATGCAGTACCACAGATAACAGTGGGTGAGCTATGGAGGGTATTGGATATGAGGGTTGGTCCACCAGAGGCAAATGAGGCCGAGGCGGTTGAGCTGATGGCTAACATGGCTATGCATTGTGTGAAGTTGGAGGGAAAGGAAAGGCCCACCATGACTGACATTGTAGCTAATCTGGAGAGGGCACTGGCTCTTTGCGAGGAGAGCCGCGCTAGCATCTCTAGTACTTCATTCTCCATTATCTCAGAATGAAAGTTCCATCCAAAACAAGAGCCCATGGaggtctttttcttcattttattttttattttttattttttgctaatTTGCTTTCTGTTTATTCCTCTTTTCATTACATGTCATTTACTGTCATGTTCTTTGAATGTAAAGAAAAGAATTATGTTTCTGAGTGTAAAGAAAgatgataattttttcttcatctgAATATTGAAGTAGACTCCCCTGTAATCAGGAACTTGCATGATCCCTAGAATCATCCTTTCTTGAGATCTAATTTCACCCCTCACTGGGAGAACACAACTGAAATGACTTAAACAACCTGAAAACAGCCAAAGCTTTAGAATCAATATAAAATGGGGCCTTTTGTGTTTCTATAAatctcaaccaaaaaaaaatgtctctACTGAAATTTTCTGAAGCAGCTTTGACAGCTTTGGTTGGTTGGTTGGTGGAAGAGTGGGACAGCCCTGGAGGCATGGAGCAAAAGATTCCAAGCACAATCATCAGCCAAAGTGGGTATAAATAATTCCAATTATGATTAcaggaaagcaaatcaaaatgCTGTGCTCAGTTGGACACATACTCTCCTCAATTAGATACAGTGGAGCAATATCCAATATAGAATAATCTGTCCTAGGTATGTGCAAAGTTGTGGAGCTTATAGAACATATGCATTTCTTTCTGAGATTCAAATCCATAAGGGTTTAACAAGCAAACAACacagaaaattttcatgaatttccTGTTATTATCATCCCGTTCACGTGATCGAATTGATCCAATATTTCAGAAAGATTGTTCACATTTGTGAGGCAAATGAAAGGGAATGTGCACCCAGCTCAGCAACTTAGTAGAAAGGGCAGGTATTATGGTTCTCCccactttattttataatggaGCTGAAGGTCAACTTGTGAAAGGGCTTCATCATTCTTTTGCTCCCCCGTGACCAAAAgctaattgaattttttttagaataacaTGGCACTTGTCTCAGTGTTGAGTCTCCGGAACTGCATGGGTTGGAGTCAGGGTGTCACCCAACCGAAAGTCCTATGTTTTTTCAAGTTGTCATCAATTACAGGGTGTTCTTTCTTTTGAGATCAGTCCAAACAATTCTCATCACATGggattccaaattttaaaattggtcTTTGCTTATCCTCATTAAGGTAGATTGTAAAGTGAAGACAAAACTAAATTTAACAACTAGTAATATTAAAGTCAAGATCCAATAATCGGTTCCTTGAATATGTCTAAGCTTTACtgtatcaaaatatataatttataggATACAGTATGTAGGGTCCGGGTACCAACTTTAATCAGATGGTCAATGCATGTAGAATTCATTCTAATATTTCACTTTCTTTAACATGAAATGCTCTGATGCCATCTTTCTTAGCTTCCTTATAAAAATGCTGTTATGCATGTGAGGGGACTTTTCAATGTGGAAGTGTGTTCTCTTTACCCAAGCATATTCTATTCCCTTTCGGATAGGGTGATCTTTTGATTAGTGATCAAGGGAGTGAGTTCAAAATGCCAACAAAAAGTCAGAGGGAAATTTTCGATCAAACGAGCAGGAGACTATGAAACGCATGTTCTGGGTAAATGGATGTGAACCTTCATAGTTTTTTGTGTTCATAACTAGTAAGTACTGAGATATGTTTCTCAGACTAATATTCTGATAAGATGTTCTTCAGTGCTTGTATGCAATATAGACATATACAGCATTTAGAATCCAAGAAGCCCCCATCATCGATCTTCAAAGTGAAGACTCATTAGACAGATTTGTATCTTCAAATTTGAAACACATTAGAAGCTTCACAGATTTGTACTTCTCTCCCTTCCGGTTATGTAGTGGGACTGCTCGAATCCCGCTTCTTAACTCTGCAATAGGCAGACATGTTTGGCCTGCGAATTCACTTTTTCCTGATGTGTCATATTCTCGAACTTCAACTCGAAGAATTGCTAGTTCTGGAACAGTCAGTGGGAATTCAAATGTATCATTCCATGATGGAGTCCAATCATCCTCAATTGGCTTTGTTTCCTTTGTTCTTGTGTCAGCTGGGGCCCCAACAATTCCAACCTGCAAGTAGATCATTCAATCACCATATTCCCAAAAACCGAACAGATTGCAGAGAAACACCGGTTAGCATCAAGACAGTGATGCAGTGATGCACAATGCAGACTGGTAGAAAAACTCAAATCACTTGTGGGGCACCAAAAGTTTACTGACATCTAATTTGTAATGCAACCTTAAAAATCTTTCTACAAATACCTTAAGACTTCACCCCTAGTTTGTTGTAGATATTAGTTTGAATTTCCTTTAGATGATCTGAGATTATTGTCTTACCTTCACAAAGAAGTCCGGTGGGGAATATAGATCAAAGTGGGTATGGCGGAAATCCAAATGCCATCCTTCCCCCATGTATACGGTCACCTGTTTGTTAGCATGCAAGTAAAGCGAATGCAATGGGGAAAAGAGCAAAGTAAAACTAATACAATTGAAAGTATTGTTAAGATTTAGGCACCTTCAGTACTTTTATAACTGGGAAGGGTGCACTGGGATCAAAGACCTCATTATTTGCTCCAACCTCCAGTAAGAAATCTGGTTTCTTCACATAACCACAACCGCCATTTGCTCTGAACATACCTTGCATTATCTGAAGAGGCTTCCCATGTCCCTGATGGCAAGAAATtgggaaaatgaaaagaaaatctaaGTTCCCTTCCTGCTCAATGGCTCTTACTTCAATCACAGTTCCTTCTATAAGATCACAACTCAGCTAGTAACTTTAACTTGTTTTGCACTAAGGAATACAGTCAGGTCATTAGTTAAAGTATGCAAAAGCCAGAAACcatatatcaaaatatattgCAAAATGTGATTATTAATCACTTGACCTATTGTTATCTGATATAGATGTACAAGGAACAAAGTCTAACCTGCATATTAAATGCAACCATTTGAGCTCCATGCATCCACCCAACAAAGGGATTGTAGTTAGATGAGTCAATACGTGTTCCCTTAGGGTATATCCTCAGCAAATTCCTCTGAGTAAACCTAAAGCAAGAAATGATCAATTGATGATTAAGATGCTGAAATGTAAAATATCTAGCTGCAACATTATATTGTGCAGTCAGGCCTGCAGACCAAAATATCCTTGTATGAACATCAGCAAATGAGTTTAGGTATCATGCTATGAAAAAGTAGATGTCCAAGCATCTGCAAAGGCATGTAAGACTTCATTTGAATGATTGTTGCTGAAAGTAATAATATCTAGTACCTGACTATTTCAGTTCCATGTGTTTTTACAGCGTTTTCAAGCTCCTGCTCACTCAAGCTGAGGCGTCTAACTCTGTAAGGATCGATGCTCAGCCAGCTCTCCAATCCACCTTTCAGCTTCCCAGCATGGATCGCAATTAATCGTCTATAATCAGGAACAGCATTCTGCAAATCTTCATCCTGATggagttcttcttcttcttctaactTAGCCTGATAGAAAAGtgtgttaggaagtgtcccaaattcctaattaatataaattcattttttgtaaagaatattatatagaatatttctaaattgatatattattgtaatattagacttccttatagaataaggaaggttgttggaaatatctctacaAATATTATAGGTCATGATGGGAAAAAgtcatgagatggagatgggtcTGTAGAtactatacgaggtggatagagatgtgagaaaGAACGGAAGGTACCCAGTGGAGCGAAAGGGCttgtagtaaggtatggatacaaggagtggggaaacatgagatgtttcaggaacccaatagttgtatctagtTCTGTTctttgtaatattctctattgtatagtggaatcattctcTCTCATTTGTGGACGTAGGTATGGTTGGTCGAActacgttaaaacctcgtgttcCGAATGTGTGactgttttatctttgtgttcttgaactaacattgttggcatcaaagctttcgcttgcacaacaactggtatcagatcgatgaaaacaaaaagaattttcaCTGAAAGTGGAATCGATTGCTCTTTtatggtgatatgatacaaaaaggtttaTGTCAtagagagattgaagattaatttcatggaatttggtttaggaagtgtctcaaattcctaattagtatagattccttttttgtaaagaatattatatagaatatttctaggttgatatattattgtaatattagacttccttatagaataaggaaggttgttggaaatatctctataaatattttaggttatgaggggaaaaagtcatgagatggagatgggtctgtagagactatacgaggtggatagagatgtgaggaagaacgggaggtacccagtggagcgagagggctcgtagtaaggtatgaatacaaggagtggggaaacatgggatgtttcgggaacccaatagttgtatctggttctgtcctttgtaatattctctattgtatagtggaatcattctctctcatctgtGGACGTAGACATgattggccgaaccacgttaaaacctcgtgtaccatatgtgtgattgttttatctttgtgtttttgaactaacattgttggcatcaaagctttcgcttGCACAACAAAGGAGAAGTCTGCAATTAAGGAGATGAGACTTATTCACTAAGTCAGCATACTGGGACCAGAAAATTCTATACCTCATTCACTGTGCCttctatttcaattttatctCTGGAGCTGTGTTTCTCTTTCGTCCTAGGCTGTTCATCCGCTgaatccttcattttctttgtgcCTGCTCTTCCCTTTGTATTACTCTCAATGTCAAGGTACTCCTTCGGAGGTTTGGTTGAGATAACAATCTTCTTCTTTAATGATTCTGGTGAAGGGAATTCAGGTAAGTATTCTGACTCTGGGCGAAACAGCATGTCTCCAAATGTTTCAGTGACCATCTACAAACAAATACAATTTCAGTCAGAAAGATGGTACATTTGAAAAGGGTGACAATGGTTAAAATCCCCATTACTATGTTCTCACTTTAGCCACTTTTTCTTGAAGGTTCCGAGTAAGATGGTCTTCGAATGTTATTATAACAGGATATTCAGAAGCATAAAATGCATTCTCTTTAATCGCCCGCAGACATTTGATGAGTTCAACTGGAGAGGTCGCCGTCCTACACTTCCCAATCATTTGAAgtagaagaagagaagaagattTATAATCCTTGAGAGGATGCAAATAAGGGGATAAACAAACATAGTGTAGTAGGATATGATCATTGGCTTGCTTCGAGATTGttgatattatttgttttgggcCAAAGGACCCTCATTGCTTCAAAATTCGTTTATAAAGTTAAGAGGAATTTATATATACATCAggacattttcttttatctaatGTGTACAATCACCTCTTATGTAAATATAACATCTTTGTTGTGTCCCACAAAATTACGAGGTCAAATAGACAAATACCATTTATGGGGTCAAACAAATTCTCACATAAAGTTGGAGATCAACTTTGATATTAATTGTAACGATTTGTTCACAACTGTATAAATATTGTCCCTTTTGACTTAAAGTAGACATTATCTATACAATTGATTGCAAATAggttgttacaaatggtatcagagtcgattTCCGACTCCGGTGTGGAAGTTAGTTTGGTTATACAAAAAACTTCTATTTATTTGACTCCATAATATTATGACACACAATGATGATGTTGTATATGTATGAGGGTGATTATAATATTTCACGTTAGATagagaaaaattttcatatcagatagagaaaaaagtttttatgattatatatatgtatgtacgTAGGTATATACTCTTCTTAATATcctaaacacattttaaagtagTGAAGATCTCTTGGCCGGCCTACAGCGGACAAGATTTATATGGTTGAGAATGGGTAGTGGCATTTGATGTCCTAGGTCTTCTCTTCAAATCCTGGAGAGCTTAGAAAACTGAAAAAGGGATAAACTCATGCAGATTTATTCAAACAACTACTCCATGTTTGAGTTGGACAAACAAGGGTAAGTTAACATCATACCCTCCATGACGAACCTCGACGTTGTCTTTCTTGTCATTAGCCCACAAATCCAATTCAATTACTCTTACATTTCTCCTCAATGCATCTATGATAGGCTTAACGCTACTGTTGCTGCTGAGTTGATTCCCCGTTAAGTAGGAATTGTGGCCTGTGAATAAGAAATAATGAGACAGCGGTGCAGTCATGTCATGGTGCACCTGGATTCAGAGACATTTCTCACAAAATTAATGTTTAGAGATTGAAACTTCATTGATCTGAAATGGCAAAAACACAAGATTGACTACTAAAGGAAGAGAAACTGATAACTAGTATAGGAATAGAAGATTACCGTAGGAGATGGAGGAAGAGAGGTATTAAGGTCGCCTAGGAGATATCGGAAGAAGGCTTCAAGATGAAGGCCTTTGCGCTGGAAGATGTTGAGATGCTTGAGACTATTGAAGATTGCCTGAGCATCCTCTCTGGTGGCGTGTTTTTCCTCCTGAAAATCGATGAGGAAGTAGCGCAGTTGATCAAGGGTCATGGTGCCATCCTGTGAATAGCGATTGAAGAGGTATTGGACATCTTCTGGAGGCCCAGTTGCCTGGAGCTTGAATATTCGCCTGAAACAGAAGCAGACCTTGAAAGACTGCTTAGACATATCTCTTGCACAGGAAGAGATTGCTTGATGGATGGGTGTAGCAAGAATGGACTCCGGAGGTGGGAGTCAGGCACATAAGTACATGGCTCTACATTCCCAGGAATGGCGTCTCACCAAAGTGAGAATATGTCCTCATGCATAAGTTACAAGAAAAGCTATACTGTTTATAGGGATCCTTCTTGCTTTATGGGGCCATATGTTACAATCAATCCCTGAAGAAGGTGTTTGATGTGAAGCAAAAGAGATTGCTTGTGTTGATTTCATCTGTAAAGGAAGAAGGGAACAAAGGAGGGAGTGGTGGGGCAAGGCAATACTGGACACACCTCTCACTCAGATTCTCTGCCCAGTTGGGTCCGGAATGAATGCTCTGAAATTCCCACCATCAAGTCATCTTCATGaacaccctctctctctctctctccgaAATTGAATACATTGGATCTGTTACTGAGCTTAATTGTACATAGAAAGAACAGTTAGAAGTAACAGTTTTGGTTagtgaaaaaatttatgaaagttGGTTAATCCAACAAATATACCACTTTGATTACTGGGCAAAGACTTGCATCTCTAAATCAAATGATACTTAACATATTGGATTTGTTACCGACTctaataagtttaaaaatatgtcaagaccgaaaaataaaaagaatttagacaaaaaaaatttcagaataatAACATCTATTTCTCTTCACCCCACAACTATACTTTTCCAAAAGTTTTCACCTAGAAATCAAACGAAAGGAATTGGGTTCGTTAATGagcttaataatttttaaaagtaatttgaaaCTAAGAAGTTAAGCCAAATAGTgctaaaaacttttaaaacaaaGCTAGTCTAGATCATTTACacacaattaattttttaaaattttctcactagGTAAATATATGCTAAATCAAGCAAAACCTAATACTTGAATTATTTAGtaagtttgataatttttaaaaattatttggaactcaaaattgAGTCGATGTGTATgtgtaataaaaaaactttacatatttattaattcaatttaaatactattaaaatattaatatagtaatttatattaaaatattattattcttttaaaaaaaatattcttatcaatgttattgtttaaaaaaattattttaaattaaataaaatttatatgaatgtttaaaatattataattcattgctaaaattttgaaaatattattatttaagcaTGGGACAAAATagagaaacataaaaaataattcaatatttttagaatgGGACTTAAAGTTTGTTCATGagttattttgattaaaacaattttagttTGTagcatttttaaaagaattatttattaaatgattttctaaGAATCActtcaattaattttctaaatttataaaagtgattttcaaaaatttatcaaCTACCTAATTTCTTCTATGAACACtttcaaatattgaaatgtctccaattttctcaaaattcatTACAAATGAGTTcttaaaatacataattttctCATGATTAAATCCCCATATAAGTGTAATGtcaaagcaaacaaaaaaaaattcaagtggtCATATAATATGGCTAATGCATTGGAGCCCCCAATGCAGTATCAGTTGTTGTGCATGCAATTTGATATGTATTAGGCTTTCAACCTCTTGTGCCTAGAGGCGCATCTTGCACAAGTTCAACCCAAGTCCAACCCCACTTGATTTTTGGCTGGCTTAGACACACTCATTATGTAATTTGGGTTgatttgaacaaaaataagCTAACCTTGACCAACCCATGTAGGTCATCTAACTCGATCTGTCTTGAGCCTAACCCATATTATTTTTCTCCAGTTCAAACCTAACCTAAATTTTAACTCAAGGGTAGAAAAAAAGTTTGGGTTGAGCTTGGGTTCGTAAACTTAGGATATGAATCAGATTGGGTTTGGGTACTGGTTTAGCTGGTATTGAGCATCAATCCTACCCAACTTGCCAAAGCTTCCCTTCTCCTCGATTGCAACTCATGGGACAATTTGGCTCAAAATACCGTCAAACCAACTAAAACAGCTCCCACAATAAGGGTCCACAAAAATTAGCAGTCATGGATCACCTGTAATACATCTGTCCTGGTTGTGTTGCCAGCTTTTGAGCAGTTGGCATTCCTTATATTAATCATGACAGCTTAAAAAACGATTTGAATGAGATTCAGTTACCCTTGAAAAGATTTGATCCCCTTAATCA
The sequence above is drawn from the Vitis riparia cultivar Riparia Gloire de Montpellier isolate 1030 chromosome 6, EGFV_Vit.rip_1.0, whole genome shotgun sequence genome and encodes:
- the LOC117916486 gene encoding putative serine/threonine-protein kinase-like protein CCR3; the protein is MRISPSSVTIAFIFVALLSSPALPVNALGSSSTIAVSYATGTVCGILAGHPLQEIQCYRQGHIINLQPQVSYEAISGGQSFFCGLRSGGFSLLCWDTTFSNASFRPKRIYYSDRVGLTDLTVGNAQVCALEASSGGVKCWRGERGGSMFPTPEVGSEFQKITSGGGFTCGILKNNSRVLCWGVSAVGAEIQRQFGDLSMSSLVAGNSHACGLTDTGILVCKGNNDTGQLGFPSGSAFEFSGLALGANHTCAIQRRNGVVECWGGGTKLSEFGSQHIKNVSFESIVAGLDFTCGLTSRNLSVICWGPGWTGKRTSGSIFPLEMIIPGPCVEASCSVCGMYPNSEVLCDGSGNICKSCEFDLPIPLPLPILPPQPSEDLQPNSPASPAPNRLLLAFLIVGSIGLFAGICSIVYCLWTGVCAFFHKQIYDSAQPNVSRANADSFSVIDNGSNVQVSKSSSIKRQSSLALRRQRSGPSSRAVGDRAENFSLSELAAATNMFSLENKIGGGSFGTVYKGKLPDGREVAIKRGETGSRIKKFQEKEIAFESELALLSRLHHKHLVGLVGFCEENDERLLVYEYMSNGSLHDHLHSKNNILESSNILNSWKMRIKIALDAARGIEYLHDYAVPPIIHRDIKSSNILLDANWTAKVSDFGLSLMGPDSNQEYMSTRAAGTVGYIDPEYYVLNVLTAKSDVYGLGVVLLELLTGKRAVFKEEVEGALPIGIVDYAVPQITVGELWRVLDMRVGPPEANEAEAVELMANMAMHCVKLEGKERPTMTDIVANLERALALCEESRASISSTSFSIISE
- the LOC117916487 gene encoding phosphoinositide phospholipase C 2-like — protein: MSKQSFKVCFCFRRIFKLQATGPPEDVQYLFNRYSQDGTMTLDQLRYFLIDFQEEKHATREDAQAIFNSLKHLNIFQRKGLHLEAFFRYLLGDLNTSLPPSPTVHHDMTAPLSHYFLFTGHNSYLTGNQLSSNSSVKPIIDALRRNVRVIELDLWANDKKDNVEVRHGGTATSPVELIKCLRAIKENAFYASEYPVIITFEDHLTRNLQEKVAKMVTETFGDMLFRPESEYLPEFPSPESLKKKIVISTKPPKEYLDIESNTKGRAGTKKMKDSADEQPRTKEKHSSRDKIEIEGTVNEAKLEEEEELHQDEDLQNAVPDYRRLIAIHAGKLKGGLESWLSIDPYRVRRLSLSEQELENAVKTHGTEIVRFTQRNLLRIYPKGTRIDSSNYNPFVGWMHGAQMVAFNMQGHGKPLQIMQGMFRANGGCGYVKKPDFLLEVGANNEVFDPSAPFPVIKVLKVTVYMGEGWHLDFRHTHFDLYSPPDFFVKVGIVGAPADTRTKETKPIEDDWTPSWNDTFEFPLTVPELAILRVEVREYDTSGKSEFAGQTCLPIAELRSGIRAVPLHNRKGEKYKSVKLLMCFKFEDTNLSNESSL